The genomic stretch ACCACCCTAGTGCGGGGATAATAGGGGACTTCAAACTAAAAAAATATCCCATCACTGGGTAGGCAGGGAGCAGGGAGCAGGGGGAAGAAAACAAAATATTATCTGAGTAAATTGGATAATTTATTTTCTGGAAGTCCCTAGTAGCTGTTAATTAACCCCTACGGAAGTGACCGACCGCAGAAACAGGGGAGAGAGGGGGATTTGGAACTCCCCTCCCGAAATGGTTCTGAGCAACTAGATTTAGAGAAAAAATCTTTATTCCTCTTTGCTTCGCAAGGTTACCACGGTAAGCGCAGCTATACCCTTCAGGGCTTTAGAATCAGCCGAGGCGCGTCTACCAGAAGCAAAAAACTCGCACCTTTGCTTAATTTCTACCATTCGGACGCTGAATAATCGTTTCCACAATCCGCCGTTTAGCTTTCGGGTCAATTTCTACCAAGCGCACATACTCACCCTGATATTCCGCTAGATAACCTTCTAAAGCTGATATTGCATCCCACTCAGCATTAATCTGATTTGTACCGCAACTTTGCCAAGAACCCATGCGGAAACGACGTTCATCTACGTGTTCAAAGTTAATTCTGTGACCTTGAGCTAAAATTTGGCGAATTTGTTCTTGTGTCTCTAGGCTTAAATGGGTATTTGATGCTTTTGGTGTCTGAAATCCATTCCCGTTTTTAGGTGGTTGGGAAGCATTGCTGGGTGTCACAGGCGCAGATGGTGCTGGTTGATAATTTTGACTCCCTCGATTCAGTCGATTGTATTCATCAACTAATTGAGAAGTTTCCACTCGTTGTTGTTCACCCACCATCAAGTTACCAGCCTCGATCAGGTTAGACAAGCTGAAATCTGGCTTTTTAAACTCTGGGGGCTTCTCGGCGCTGTTAACGATACGCAATGATACACGCTCAAAACCTACTTTATGGATAAATTCACGTACTTGTTCATCATAAATACGCGATCGCAACGCACTATAAAAGTCAATAGACTGATGAATAAAAGTATCAACGAGCTGTTCCACTTCCCGTTTTGAAAGTCCATCTTCTGCAAAAATTCCGCCAACAATCCCCACCTTATCGTCTCTATCTGGTTCCCAGTAGAATTTCTCCATCCGTCCATCCCGAATTAACGGCGCGTAGAGAGTAGAAAAATCATTCCCTGTGACAATAATCGGGACACGATGTAAAGGTGTAGAATCGTA from Nodularia sp. LEGE 06071 encodes the following:
- a CDS encoding ribulose bisphosphate carboxylase small subunit, with the translated sequence MSYYIAPRFLDKLGVHITKNFLNLPGVRVPLILGIHGRKGEGKTFQCQLVFEKMGIEVTHISGGELESPDAGDPARLIRLRYRETAELIKVRGKMCVLMINDLDAGAGRFDEGTQYTVNTQLVNATLMNIADNPTDVQLPGSYDSTPLHRVPIIVTGNDFSTLYAPLIRDGRMEKFYWEPDRDDKVGIVGGIFAEDGLSKREVEQLVDTFIHQSIDFYSALRSRIYDEQVREFIHKVGFERVSLRIVNSAEKPPEFKKPDFSLSNLIEAGNLMVGEQQRVETSQLVDEYNRLNRGSQNYQPAPSAPVTPSNASQPPKNGNGFQTPKASNTHLSLETQEQIRQILAQGHRINFEHVDERRFRMGSWQSCGTNQINAEWDAISALEGYLAEYQGEYVRLVEIDPKAKRRIVETIIQRPNGRN